The proteins below come from a single Verrucomicrobiota bacterium genomic window:
- a CDS encoding flippase-like domain-containing protein, whose amino-acid sequence MRKYWLAIIQAAFSVFLIWHIFSNPALRGEASKVFSAANPQWLFFGLFLALLNETLAAVRWWLVLRAFGTPVSLGRVFIFCGAGAFFSLGLPGTGGGDAFRILYIIRLYPQKKLRASLTVLADRLCGLVALILALSISLLVNWPLFESHPITHKLLTISVSILSSAVFFIFLWWLTTLPRIRSLWVPGFLSPFRKRFHHLGHIFSGLAARPILIFLGIIASIGATLAHFSTYFFSAKAFAVSLSMIDIFAIMPVVDTLVAIPITLFGIGLRETLFQELLGTIFSVPGGAAALISLGGFGLQATVSILGGLLVPFTSAASGSTEHRAPDPT is encoded by the coding sequence ATGCGCAAATACTGGCTCGCCATCATTCAGGCGGCTTTTTCAGTCTTTCTGATCTGGCACATCTTTTCAAACCCCGCCCTCAGGGGGGAGGCATCAAAAGTCTTTTCGGCTGCAAATCCCCAGTGGTTGTTTTTTGGGCTCTTCTTGGCCCTGTTGAATGAAACTCTGGCTGCCGTTAGATGGTGGTTGGTTCTACGCGCTTTTGGCACGCCGGTCTCTCTAGGACGAGTTTTCATCTTTTGTGGAGCCGGTGCGTTCTTTTCTCTTGGGCTACCAGGAACAGGGGGGGGAGATGCTTTCCGGATTCTTTATATCATTCGACTCTACCCACAAAAGAAACTCAGGGCATCGCTCACAGTCCTGGCAGACAGACTTTGTGGTCTCGTTGCCTTGATTTTAGCTCTGAGCATTTCATTGCTTGTGAACTGGCCCCTTTTCGAGTCGCACCCGATAACCCACAAGCTCCTGACGATCTCGGTATCAATACTCAGCTCAGCTGTCTTTTTCATCTTCCTTTGGTGGCTTACTACGTTGCCTAGGATCCGCTCTCTATGGGTTCCTGGCTTCTTGTCCCCCTTTAGGAAACGATTCCATCATTTGGGCCATATCTTTAGCGGCTTAGCGGCACGCCCGATCCTGATCTTCCTGGGAATTATTGCCTCAATCGGAGCGACCCTAGCTCACTTCAGCACCTATTTCTTCAGCGCAAAAGCGTTTGCCGTATCACTCAGTATGATAGACATCTTCGCGATCATGCCGGTGGTGGATACCTTGGTTGCTATTCCAATTACTCTTTTTGGGATAGGCCTTAGAGAAACACTTTTTCAAGAGCTTCTCGGAACCATCTTTTCTGTTCCAGGAGGCGCTGCAGCCCTCATCTCTCTGGGAGGGTTTGGATTGCAGGCAACGGTTTCGATCCTAGGTGGGTTACTTGTGCCCTTTACGTCAGCCGCATCCGGGTCAACCGAACATCGCGCTCCGGATCCCACTTAA